GGCACTGGGCCGGGAGGCGGTCAAGGCTGGCTACTCCGTGCTGTTCACCACCGCCACGGCACTGATCACCCAACTGGTCCAGGCCTATGCCAATGGCGCCCTGGAGGAGCGGCTGAGGCACTTCGCCAAGCCCAAGCTATTGATCATCGACGAGCTGGGCTACCTGCCGCTGGAACCCGGGGCGGCCAACCTGTTCTTCCAGTTGGTCACCCGGCGCTATGAACGCGGCAGTCTGCTGGTCACCAGCAACCGGGCGGTCAGCGAGTGGGGTGAGGTGTTCGGTGACGCCGTGGTCGCCACAGCGATCCTCGACCGGCTGCTTCATCACAGTCACGTCATCACCATCCGCGGTGACAGTTACCGACTGCGCGCCAAGCGCAAGGCCGGGCTGATCAAGCCCGATTCCATCCACCATGACGAGCAGGTCGTCAGAGGGTAAGGGGGTCAGATTTCACTGTCGCCAGGGGGTCACTTTCTGATGTCGCTTGACAATATCCGGTTTCTGGTAGTGGGTAATGTTGTCTTCGGTGGCTGTTTTACCGTTCAGATACGCGTTCAGGTTCAGAACCTGCTTTTCGGGCGTCCAGCCGATATCCTTGTAACACTCACTGGCAGCGCGGAATTCCGGCAGATCCATGCTGTTGATGCGTATTCCGACGAACGTGACCGGTCATTCCGGGGATCGTGACCGATCTGCTCACTCCTCTCTCGCTGGCTCTGGTTTTGTAAGCTGACCGGTCACGATGGGTCAACTTCTGCCGCTTGCGGGGCGGCGCTCTTGCGCATCGATTCTCCTCTGAGTGTCAGGCGGTGGGCGCTGTGCAGCAGCCGGTCCAGGATGGCGTCGGCCACCGTCGCCGCGCCGATGTAGTCGTGCCAGTGCTCGATGGGCAGCTGGCTGGCGATCAGCGTCGAACCCCGGCCGTGCCGGTCCTCGATCACCTCCATCAGGTCCTGGCGCTGCGGGGCGGTCATCTTCTGCATGCCCCAGTCGTCGAGGATCAGCAGGTCGGTCTTCTGCAGCTGGCCCATCAGCCGGGCGTAGGAGCCGTCGCCCTGGGCGATGCGCAGCTGCTCGAACAGGCGCGGCACCCGCAGGTAACGCACCGAGTAACCCTGCCGGCAGGCCTGGTTGCCCAGCGCGCAGGCCAGCCAGGTCTTGCCGCACCCGGTGGGGCCGGTGATGCACAGGTTGAGGGACTGGCCGATCCACTCGCCGGTGGCCAGCGGCGCCATGCGGCCCCGCTCCAGGCCGCGAG
The Halomonas sp. H10-9-1 DNA segment above includes these coding regions:
- the istB gene encoding IS21-like element helper ATPase IstB; this encodes MTTPETERLDAMLTRLKLTAIRERLDTLLDEAARRELTLRETLAYLCEQEVAHKEQRRIQMGLSIARFPFLRTLEGFDFSAQPAVDPGQIRELACGRWIANGDALLLLGPPGVGKSHLAVALGREAVKAGYSVLFTTATALITQLVQAYANGALEERLRHFAKPKLLIIDELGYLPLEPGAANLFFQLVTRRYERGSLLVTSNRAVSEWGEVFGDAVVATAILDRLLHHSHVITIRGDSYRLRAKRKAGLIKPDSIHHDEQVVRG
- the istB gene encoding IS21-like element helper ATPase IstB, whose protein sequence is MMTQPLLDTLRRLKLTGMYDALAHQLTQPDTYDLPFEDRLGMLLDREVLHRDNRRLDRLLKTAKLRVTACVEDIDYRHPRGLERGRMAPLATGEWIGQSLNLCITGPTGCGKTWLACALGNQACRQGYSVRYLRVPRLFEQLRIAQGDGSYARLMGQLQKTDLLILDDWGMQKMTAPQRQDLMEVIEDRHGRGSTLIASQLPIEHWHDYIGAATVADAILDRLLHSAHRLTLRGESMRKSAAPQAAEVDPS